From a single Paraburkholderia youngii genomic region:
- a CDS encoding acyl-CoA dehydrogenase family protein, with the protein MANYRAPAKDWLFILHDFLKIEDRTDLPGFTDLTPDFTSAVIEAAATFHEEVLHPLDQKADEAGAHFHDGQVSTPAGFKAAWDAYREAGWHSLSLAAELGGGGLPPVMSVPISEMRAATGHSFSMYGSFCSPAAYMLGTLAPDWIKTHVVPKLASGEWTATMSMTEPQAGTDLRQITTRAVPQEDGTWRITGNKIFISGGDHDLTDNIVHIVLAKAVDEEGRVPQSLSAVNVFLVSKQNIDPQTGALGDRNGLHVRSIEHKMGIEASATCALDFENAVGYRIESTEGQGTTANMAPMFHLMNYARVGTAVSGIGHAEIARQNAVEYARERRSGRAASSSRDTKTVADPLIAHPDVRRLLLESSAFAEGARAGAMKAAVLQSEARYLSDRAARQKAADILDLLTPVMKAFFTDRGFETTVACQQVFGGHGYVKDYGIERLVRNSRITQIYEGANGIHASDLASRKIMAHDRRMWNHFATAISEFIARHSQDKRLDDYLQPLEYALQRLEISLERLTHMSARNMGALEAGAYDLMTAVGVLYLGWMWAEIAAIVTDGRTTRFVDDRTRIRKLALAEVWMQRQMPLIDSLCRRIESGNAGLLNLPDNLI; encoded by the coding sequence ATGGCGAACTATCGAGCCCCGGCCAAGGACTGGCTTTTCATTCTTCATGATTTCCTAAAGATCGAAGACCGGACCGATCTTCCTGGTTTTACGGATCTCACACCCGATTTCACGTCCGCCGTTATCGAGGCAGCCGCCACTTTTCACGAAGAAGTGCTGCACCCGCTTGATCAGAAGGCGGATGAGGCAGGCGCGCATTTTCACGACGGCCAGGTTTCGACTCCGGCCGGATTCAAGGCCGCATGGGATGCGTACCGCGAAGCGGGTTGGCATTCATTGAGCCTCGCAGCCGAACTCGGTGGAGGTGGCTTGCCGCCCGTTATGTCGGTGCCGATTTCGGAAATGCGTGCCGCAACCGGTCATTCATTTTCGATGTACGGCAGTTTCTGCTCACCTGCGGCGTATATGCTGGGCACACTTGCTCCGGACTGGATCAAGACGCACGTGGTGCCCAAACTCGCGAGCGGCGAATGGACGGCGACCATGAGCATGACGGAGCCACAAGCCGGTACGGATCTGCGTCAGATCACGACACGCGCTGTGCCTCAGGAAGACGGAACGTGGCGCATTACCGGCAACAAGATTTTCATCTCCGGCGGCGACCATGATCTGACGGACAACATTGTCCACATTGTGCTCGCGAAAGCCGTGGACGAAGAGGGGCGTGTTCCTCAGAGCCTGAGCGCGGTGAACGTGTTTCTCGTATCGAAGCAGAACATCGATCCGCAGACGGGCGCACTAGGTGATCGCAATGGGTTGCACGTGCGTTCAATCGAGCACAAGATGGGTATCGAAGCGAGTGCCACCTGTGCGCTGGATTTCGAAAACGCCGTTGGCTACCGCATAGAGAGCACCGAAGGTCAGGGAACGACGGCCAACATGGCGCCAATGTTCCACCTGATGAATTACGCTCGTGTCGGTACCGCCGTATCGGGTATCGGCCATGCGGAGATCGCGCGCCAGAATGCGGTGGAATATGCTCGCGAACGTCGTTCAGGACGCGCGGCCAGCAGCTCTCGTGACACGAAAACGGTTGCCGATCCGCTTATCGCACATCCGGATGTTCGACGCTTACTGCTCGAATCATCGGCATTTGCCGAGGGCGCACGTGCGGGTGCAATGAAGGCCGCCGTTCTGCAATCCGAAGCCCGATATTTGAGCGACAGGGCAGCACGTCAGAAAGCGGCTGATATTCTTGATCTGCTCACTCCGGTGATGAAAGCGTTTTTCACCGACCGGGGTTTCGAGACCACTGTCGCATGCCAGCAGGTTTTCGGCGGTCACGGTTACGTCAAAGACTATGGAATCGAGCGATTGGTCCGTAATTCGCGAATCACGCAGATTTACGAAGGCGCGAATGGTATCCACGCGTCCGATCTGGCGAGCCGAAAAATCATGGCCCACGACAGACGTATGTGGAACCATTTTGCGACCGCGATTTCCGAATTTATTGCCCGGCATTCCCAAGATAAAAGGCTCGATGATTATTTGCAGCCACTCGAGTACGCGTTGCAACGCCTGGAAATATCGTTGGAACGCCTGACACACATGAGCGCCCGTAATATGGGGGCGCTCGAGGCAGGGGCATACGATCTGATGACCGCTGTCGGGGTGCTCTATCTCGGATGGATGTGGGCGGAAATTGCGGCCATCGTAACAGACGGTCGAACGACGCGCTTCGTTGACGACCGGACGCGGATTCGCAAACTCGCACTGGCCGAAGTTTGGATGCAGCGTCAAATGCCGCTCATCGATAGTCTGTGTCGACGAATCGAGAGCGGAAATGCTGGGCTGCTAAACCTTCCGGACAATCTGATTTAA
- a CDS encoding Rieske 2Fe-2S domain-containing protein translates to MPSKADNDLLTRVCGDAPMGKMLRQHWWMPVALSDKLEADGKPVRIRLFGESYVAFRDTDGKIGFFDEACPHRGASLALGRNEENGLRCIFHGWKFNAEGVTVAVPTQPNNEAEYCKHVPLRHYPVREEGGMVWAWLGQGDQAPAFPELPCVGLPRENFVVFRQKVNANWLQGVETTMDSAHLGVLHQEWLKGFGDIELSSANMAPVYHIAQKPFGFRYAAVRALKENRSYVRVNSFVMPWYGVISGNNSGIRGGSMFFSVPIDDENIWYYQLTYRTDGKLVLNPTLVFDDADSWPPLPPGPAEDNWGQDREAMKNGHFTGFTQMLGTEDFAVIMSMGPISDRTKEYLGAGDGAVLAVRRCLMNSLKEFMNGDTPKLARHAEIDYKSAAPASGTFEDEAGWRALL, encoded by the coding sequence ATGCCTTCTAAAGCGGACAATGATTTGTTGACCCGCGTATGCGGCGACGCTCCGATGGGAAAAATGTTGCGCCAGCATTGGTGGATGCCGGTGGCGCTATCGGACAAACTCGAAGCGGACGGCAAGCCCGTACGTATTCGCCTGTTTGGTGAAAGCTATGTCGCGTTTCGCGACACTGACGGCAAGATCGGTTTTTTTGACGAGGCGTGCCCGCATCGGGGCGCGTCGCTGGCACTTGGCCGCAATGAGGAAAATGGCTTGCGCTGCATTTTCCACGGTTGGAAATTCAACGCCGAAGGCGTGACCGTTGCGGTGCCGACTCAACCCAACAACGAAGCCGAGTATTGCAAGCACGTGCCGCTCAGGCACTACCCGGTGCGCGAAGAAGGCGGCATGGTCTGGGCATGGCTCGGTCAGGGAGACCAGGCCCCGGCGTTCCCCGAATTGCCGTGCGTCGGGCTCCCGCGCGAAAACTTCGTGGTCTTCCGTCAAAAAGTGAATGCCAACTGGCTACAGGGCGTCGAGACGACCATGGATTCCGCGCACCTGGGTGTCCTGCACCAGGAGTGGCTCAAGGGGTTCGGTGATATTGAGCTTTCATCCGCAAATATGGCTCCGGTTTATCACATCGCGCAGAAACCGTTTGGCTTTCGCTACGCGGCGGTCCGCGCGCTGAAAGAAAACCGTTCGTACGTGCGCGTCAACTCTTTCGTCATGCCGTGGTATGGCGTTATCTCTGGGAATAATTCGGGGATCAGGGGCGGTTCGATGTTTTTCTCCGTGCCGATCGATGACGAAAATATCTGGTACTACCAGCTCACGTATCGCACGGACGGTAAGCTGGTCTTGAATCCGACGCTCGTATTCGACGACGCCGATTCGTGGCCCCCGCTGCCTCCGGGACCGGCTGAGGACAACTGGGGTCAAGATCGTGAGGCCATGAAGAACGGTCACTTTACGGGCTTCACGCAGATGCTGGGAACCGAGGATTTCGCGGTCATCATGAGCATGGGACCGATTTCCGACCGGACGAAGGAATATCTGGGTGCCGGTGACGGTGCTGTCCTGGCGGTTCGTCGTTGCCTCATGAATTCCCTCAAGGAGTTCATGAACGGCGATACCCCGAAGCTCGCACGTCACGCAGAGATCGACTACAAGAGCGCAGCCCCGGCGTCGGGTACGTTCGAAGACGAAGCCGGATGGCGTGCGCTGCTCTGA
- a CDS encoding 3-hydroxyacyl-CoA dehydrogenase NAD-binding domain-containing protein: MAQKRNLPPAPVLFPGDEPFWEAMRSGQLLAKHCQDCDTLHYYPRSHCPFCGSEKTEWHSLSGRGTIYSYSIVERSPKPLAPAIIELEEGLLINSVVTDADVRSLNIGDEVILHSMPTQDGPPAPAFTTVRANAAREYTKAAYTALECRISDQPRLFERGAVIGSGNMGIGIATALLNAGLSVRLIDQSDDSLENAVTRITESLNRDVERGRLAEKERDARLAVLTADRDLSAIASADVVIEAVFEDMEVKQKLFAEIDQYASPSALLATNTSTLDIDRIAAATTRPQSVIGLHFFNPANLMKLVEVVHTDTTSAVTLDAALQFSAQIKKTAVPVGVCDGFVGNRLMIARERQASRLLLEGALPEQVDRVLREVGLPMGTFELQDMTGGIELMYRSRQRRGQKDWLLDELYNRGRTGLRAGRGFYRYEPGKKRPLIDPEVTTLIEEASCVEGIERRAISDQEVHDRLILPMINEGAKLLEEGIVDRASDIDLIWQLGYGWPDWKGGPMYYADQIGLPELVHRLAALEKHGDVFKPADLLVELAGADAARISDIKISD, encoded by the coding sequence ATGGCGCAAAAGCGGAATTTGCCTCCGGCACCTGTTCTGTTTCCGGGCGACGAGCCCTTTTGGGAGGCAATGCGTTCGGGTCAGCTACTGGCGAAACACTGTCAAGACTGCGATACGTTGCATTATTATCCGCGTTCGCACTGCCCATTCTGCGGCAGTGAAAAAACCGAATGGCACTCATTGTCTGGGCGCGGCACCATCTATTCCTATTCAATCGTTGAACGCAGCCCCAAGCCTCTGGCACCGGCAATCATCGAACTGGAAGAAGGATTGCTCATCAATTCGGTGGTCACCGACGCGGATGTTCGAAGCCTCAATATTGGCGATGAGGTCATTCTGCATTCGATGCCGACTCAGGATGGACCACCCGCCCCGGCTTTCACGACCGTACGTGCGAACGCCGCACGCGAATATACGAAAGCCGCGTATACCGCGCTCGAGTGTCGGATTTCGGATCAGCCGCGGCTGTTCGAGCGGGGCGCGGTCATCGGTAGTGGCAATATGGGGATCGGCATCGCGACTGCCCTTCTCAATGCCGGACTATCGGTCCGACTGATTGATCAGTCGGACGACTCGCTTGAGAACGCGGTCACCCGTATCACGGAATCACTGAACCGTGACGTGGAGCGGGGAAGGCTGGCCGAAAAGGAGCGCGATGCGCGACTCGCGGTGTTGACGGCGGATCGAGATCTATCGGCAATTGCGAGCGCTGATGTCGTAATCGAAGCCGTGTTCGAAGACATGGAGGTCAAGCAGAAACTATTTGCCGAAATCGATCAATATGCATCGCCTTCGGCGCTTCTGGCGACCAATACCTCGACCCTCGACATCGACCGGATTGCCGCGGCGACGACGCGTCCGCAATCGGTAATTGGCCTGCATTTCTTCAATCCGGCCAACCTGATGAAGCTCGTCGAGGTCGTCCACACAGACACGACATCGGCGGTCACGCTCGATGCCGCGCTCCAGTTTTCGGCTCAAATCAAAAAGACGGCCGTCCCGGTCGGCGTATGTGACGGCTTTGTTGGCAACCGTCTGATGATCGCGCGCGAACGTCAGGCATCGCGTCTGCTGCTCGAGGGTGCGCTCCCCGAACAGGTAGATCGTGTGCTGCGCGAGGTCGGCCTTCCGATGGGTACGTTTGAACTCCAGGACATGACGGGCGGCATTGAACTCATGTACCGATCGCGCCAGCGTCGCGGTCAGAAAGACTGGCTACTGGATGAACTGTATAACCGGGGGCGCACGGGCTTGCGCGCCGGCCGTGGCTTCTATCGCTACGAACCGGGCAAGAAGCGGCCGCTAATCGATCCGGAGGTCACGACTTTGATCGAGGAAGCATCGTGCGTCGAAGGAATCGAACGACGCGCGATTTCCGATCAGGAAGTGCACGATCGCCTGATTCTCCCAATGATCAATGAGGGCGCGAAACTTCTCGAAGAGGGCATCGTTGATCGCGCGTCCGACATCGATCTGATCTGGCAACTGGGTTACGGTTGGCCCGACTGGAAGGGCGGACCGATGTACTACGCGGACCAGATCGGCCTGCCCGAACTGGTGCACCGACTCGCCGCACTCGAAAAGCACGGTGACGTATTCAAACCTGCTGATCTGTTGGTTGAACTCGCGGGAGCCGATGCGGCTCGTATTTCCGATATTAAAATTTCTGATTAA
- a CDS encoding crotonase/enoyl-CoA hydratase family protein, with product MSNTETLIQVEREGDVALVKLNRATKRNAINDALLDELNMIFVSGLEGARAVILHGEGEHFCAGLDLFELMANRSSDVIVSQRRSRRWYRTFDLMQFGEIPVISVLKGGVIGGGFELAAATHVRVAEKSTFFQLPEGQRGIFLGGGGSVRIPRLIGASRVTEMMLTGSTFDALAAERMGVAHYVTEDGAGLGKARELASRIVANAAATNYAIINGITRISEMPLGEGLFAETMVTTMTRAANTGADKRITDFFNERRNQTQD from the coding sequence ATGTCAAACACTGAAACCCTGATACAGGTCGAACGCGAAGGCGATGTCGCGCTCGTGAAGCTCAACCGCGCGACGAAGCGCAATGCGATCAACGATGCATTGCTCGATGAACTGAATATGATCTTCGTATCCGGTCTCGAAGGCGCACGCGCTGTGATCCTTCACGGCGAAGGTGAGCATTTCTGTGCCGGCCTCGACCTCTTCGAACTGATGGCGAATCGAAGTTCCGACGTGATTGTGAGCCAGCGCCGTTCGCGTCGATGGTATCGAACGTTCGACCTGATGCAGTTCGGTGAAATTCCGGTTATCAGTGTGCTCAAGGGCGGCGTGATCGGCGGAGGCTTCGAACTCGCGGCTGCCACGCATGTGCGCGTCGCAGAAAAATCGACATTCTTCCAGTTGCCCGAAGGGCAACGCGGCATTTTCCTCGGTGGCGGCGGATCGGTTCGCATTCCTCGTCTGATCGGCGCATCCCGCGTCACCGAAATGATGCTCACGGGTAGCACGTTCGACGCTTTGGCGGCCGAGCGCATGGGTGTCGCGCACTATGTGACGGAAGATGGCGCAGGTCTTGGCAAGGCGCGCGAACTTGCGTCCAGAATCGTGGCCAATGCAGCGGCCACGAATTACGCGATTATCAACGGTATCACCCGCATTTCGGAAATGCCGCTTGGCGAGGGCCTGTTTGCCGAAACGATGGTGACGACGATGACACGAGCCGCCAACACCGGTGCCGACAAGCGCATCACCGATTTCTTCAACGAACGTCGCAATCAAACCCAAGATTGA
- a CDS encoding aromatic ring-hydroxylating dioxygenase subunit alpha, whose product MTKDENELLTRVSGDAPMGQMIRQNWWIPALRSASLVASGRPERVRLFGQNFVAFRGDNGKVGFFDEACPHRGASLALARNEDNALRCIFHGWKFNSEGVTVAVPTQPNNEAEYCKHVPLRHYPTQEAGGIAWVYLGQGEPPKFADLPFVGLPADQVVVHRQRIECNWLQAVETTMDSAHVGVLHQSWLEYEMTNASVNQAPVYKIRQKEYGFRYAAVRALGDGRSYVRTNSFVMPWYGMISPRKAGDTTRSQMFFSVPIDDENTWYWHMTFILDKPVPHEDYIFPADRDNWPPVSSRSADDLWGQDREAMKNGHFSGFPQTLGTEDFAILLSMGRLQDRTKEYLGAGDGAVMQVRRCLMNSLTEFSAGSVPKLAQHEKIDYRSVMPLGGVYENDQQWQTTL is encoded by the coding sequence ATGACTAAAGACGAGAACGAATTGTTGACCAGGGTCTCGGGCGACGCTCCGATGGGTCAAATGATTCGCCAGAACTGGTGGATTCCGGCGCTGCGTTCGGCGTCGCTCGTCGCTAGCGGAAGACCTGAGCGTGTGCGACTCTTCGGTCAGAATTTCGTAGCTTTCCGTGGTGATAATGGCAAGGTCGGCTTCTTTGACGAAGCTTGCCCGCACCGTGGTGCTTCGCTGGCACTCGCCCGCAACGAAGACAACGCGCTGCGTTGTATCTTCCACGGCTGGAAATTCAATTCCGAAGGCGTGACTGTCGCGGTGCCGACGCAGCCAAATAATGAAGCTGAGTATTGCAAACACGTGCCGCTCAGGCACTATCCGACTCAGGAAGCGGGTGGCATCGCGTGGGTATATCTCGGACAGGGCGAACCCCCGAAATTCGCTGATTTGCCGTTCGTGGGCTTGCCCGCCGATCAGGTGGTGGTGCATCGTCAGCGCATCGAATGCAACTGGCTGCAAGCGGTCGAGACTACGATGGACTCGGCGCACGTCGGTGTTCTCCACCAGTCGTGGCTCGAATACGAAATGACCAATGCCTCGGTCAACCAGGCTCCAGTCTACAAAATCAGGCAGAAGGAATACGGCTTCCGTTACGCGGCTGTACGCGCACTCGGAGATGGCAGGTCATATGTGCGCACCAATTCGTTCGTCATGCCATGGTACGGCATGATTTCACCGCGTAAGGCCGGTGACACCACGCGCTCGCAGATGTTCTTCTCTGTGCCTATTGATGACGAGAACACGTGGTATTGGCACATGACGTTCATCCTGGACAAGCCAGTTCCGCACGAAGATTACATCTTTCCCGCCGATCGCGACAACTGGCCTCCGGTTTCGTCGCGTTCGGCCGACGATCTCTGGGGCCAGGATCGCGAAGCGATGAAGAACGGTCACTTTTCTGGCTTCCCGCAAACGCTTGGTACCGAAGATTTCGCAATCCTTCTCAGTATGGGTAGGCTCCAGGATCGCACCAAAGAATATCTCGGTGCCGGTGATGGTGCGGTGATGCAGGTCCGTCGCTGCCTGATGAATTCGTTAACCGAATTTTCGGCAGGTTCAGTGCCGAAACTCGCACAGCACGAAAAGATCGACTATAGGTCGGTCATGCCGCTGGGCGGCGTCTACGAGAACGACCAGCAATGGCAAACAACCTTGTAA
- a CDS encoding AMP-binding protein: MKIAGYVMCCSRLTFLAMTTDLKDAPFRHVPFLPRDINLEQRKDGTLILRSSIELKSAVPHVPFLLHRSADRRPDHPWLVQRRGPDNEWQALTYGQGRSQIQAATQFLLDLNKHGQTVMVLSENSPEHGVIEIAAMQAHMSYSPITTAYSLLSGDHEKLKAMAALLEPAVIFVQSGKRYERAVKAIDDQALVICVEDPIDAPNVVTWDQVIATEATDQVRISIDSIKPDTIAKYQFTSGSTGTPKAVIVTQRMLTVSLMMTEQMFAWEPGAMPETVLLEWLPWSHVAGGHSIFNCVLEECGTMYLDDGRPTPAEFAKTLRNLREVSPSRFSGVPVAYAMLVDALQKDPELGSAMFSNMQRMTYSGSRLPDATYEAMQREAIKYSGRKIPFVSAYGSTETSAAVTYVHWATDRTGMIGLPHPGVEIKLVPLEDGTRYEIRVRSEAVTPGYLKNPELTAQAFDDEGFFIMGDAATFVDPEHPEEGMVFAGRVAEEFKLMSGIFVRVSCLKADCVSACAPLVRDMVITGADRPYVGALAWLNIEACNMYLKQSGLGFSDLVKNPDIRRALRSALQAHNERNPGSSMKMKRLWLLEEPASMDRGETNDKGYINQRKVLESRATEVQALYDVVEAPNLIVIEA; this comes from the coding sequence ATGAAAATTGCCGGGTACGTCATGTGCTGTTCAAGACTCACCTTTTTGGCTATGACGACTGATCTGAAAGACGCCCCGTTTCGCCATGTCCCGTTTTTGCCTCGTGACATTAACCTCGAGCAGCGCAAAGACGGGACATTGATTCTCAGGAGCAGTATTGAACTCAAATCAGCGGTGCCGCATGTCCCGTTCCTGTTGCATCGGAGCGCCGATCGTCGTCCTGATCATCCGTGGCTGGTTCAACGACGCGGACCTGATAACGAATGGCAAGCACTGACCTACGGTCAAGGGCGATCGCAGATTCAGGCCGCGACTCAATTTTTGCTCGATCTGAACAAGCACGGTCAGACCGTGATGGTACTAAGCGAGAATTCGCCGGAGCATGGCGTTATCGAAATCGCGGCGATGCAAGCGCATATGTCATATTCGCCGATCACGACTGCATATTCCTTGCTGAGTGGCGATCACGAGAAGCTGAAGGCGATGGCCGCACTTCTCGAACCGGCTGTGATTTTCGTCCAGAGCGGCAAGCGTTATGAGCGGGCCGTCAAGGCAATCGATGATCAAGCACTCGTAATCTGCGTCGAAGATCCGATCGATGCACCTAATGTCGTGACCTGGGATCAGGTGATCGCGACCGAAGCAACGGATCAGGTACGCATTTCGATTGATTCGATCAAGCCGGATACGATTGCCAAGTATCAATTCACGTCAGGATCGACCGGGACTCCGAAGGCCGTGATTGTGACGCAGCGTATGCTCACGGTCTCGCTGATGATGACGGAACAGATGTTCGCGTGGGAGCCGGGCGCAATGCCGGAAACGGTGCTGCTCGAATGGCTTCCATGGTCGCACGTTGCCGGCGGTCACTCGATCTTCAACTGCGTGCTTGAGGAATGCGGCACGATGTACCTCGATGATGGCCGGCCGACACCGGCCGAATTCGCGAAGACGTTGCGCAATCTGCGCGAGGTCTCGCCGTCACGTTTCAGTGGCGTTCCTGTCGCATATGCGATGCTTGTCGATGCATTGCAAAAGGACCCGGAACTCGGATCCGCAATGTTCAGCAATATGCAGCGTATGACGTATTCGGGCTCCCGTCTGCCGGACGCGACGTATGAGGCTATGCAACGCGAAGCCATCAAGTACTCGGGCCGCAAGATTCCGTTCGTTTCGGCTTACGGTTCGACCGAGACCTCAGCCGCTGTGACGTACGTGCATTGGGCAACCGATCGCACGGGTATGATCGGACTTCCCCATCCGGGCGTCGAAATCAAGCTCGTACCGCTCGAGGATGGGACCCGCTATGAAATCCGGGTCCGTAGTGAAGCCGTGACACCCGGCTATTTGAAAAACCCGGAGCTGACGGCGCAGGCATTCGATGATGAAGGCTTTTTTATCATGGGCGACGCGGCGACATTTGTCGATCCGGAGCATCCCGAAGAAGGGATGGTATTTGCGGGTCGGGTGGCAGAAGAATTCAAACTTATGTCCGGTATTTTCGTTCGCGTTTCGTGTCTCAAAGCTGATTGTGTCAGCGCGTGTGCCCCTCTCGTGCGCGACATGGTGATCACGGGCGCCGATCGTCCCTATGTAGGGGCACTCGCGTGGCTGAACATCGAAGCCTGCAATATGTATCTGAAACAGAGTGGCCTCGGGTTTTCCGATCTGGTAAAGAATCCGGATATCAGGCGCGCGCTCCGTTCCGCACTCCAGGCGCATAATGAGCGCAACCCCGGGTCCAGCATGAAGATGAAGCGCCTGTGGCTGCTGGAGGAGCCGGCGTCCATGGATCGGGGGGAGACTAACGATAAGGGTTACATCAATCAGCGGAAGGTCCTGGAATCGAGGGCAACTGAAGTCCAAGCGCTTTACGATGTTGTCGAGGCCCCGAATCTGATAGTGATAGAGGCTTAA
- a CDS encoding RidA family protein has protein sequence MKYEGKRSIEVPGVTHGQTPIPMGARKGNFIFSSGIAGKDPQTDTLPEDAQSQAKFAFQNMRTLVEAGGGTVNDIVRVTVFLKDGSLRPIVNPPWLEMFPDPEDRPARHAQIVDLPGGMQIQLEVIAVLGD, from the coding sequence ATGAAATACGAAGGAAAGCGATCGATTGAAGTTCCGGGCGTGACTCATGGGCAGACGCCCATTCCGATGGGTGCCAGAAAGGGTAACTTCATCTTTTCGTCAGGCATCGCGGGTAAAGATCCGCAGACGGATACGCTGCCTGAAGATGCGCAATCGCAGGCTAAATTCGCGTTCCAGAATATGCGGACGCTCGTCGAAGCAGGTGGCGGTACCGTCAACGATATTGTGCGTGTCACGGTATTTCTCAAAGACGGATCGCTTCGTCCGATCGTCAACCCACCTTGGCTTGAAATGTTTCCTGATCCTGAAGATCGTCCGGCGCGTCACGCCCAGATCGTGGATCTGCCGGGCGGCATGCAGATCCAGCTCGAAGTGATCGCAGTGCTCGGTGATTAG
- a CDS encoding thiolase domain-containing protein yields MGSKGGAYIAGIYEHPVRRADGISTAQLHAQVALGALKDAGLTLDDVDGYFCGADAPGLGGLTMAEYIGLRNLRHIDTTESGGSAYLLHVAHAVEAIRAGHCNVALVTMADRPLSSGTGTALAGVDRSTMPNLAFQSAAPPPPMYGYAMVARRHMHEFGTTSKQLAWVRVAASHHAQHNPNAVHREVVTVDDVLRSPMVADPLHRLDCCVVTDGGGALVIVNPAIAAQLKRPKVAVVGTGAAVKHPDAGRIDLLTSAGARSGANAFAEAGITPRDIGYASLYDSFTITVLIQLEDLGFCAKGDGGKFVMDGNLISGVGKLPFNTDGGGLCNNHPGNKGGMTKILEAVRQSRGQAHPAVQVKNRDFVLAHGTGGNLASAHAAGTLILKAE; encoded by the coding sequence ATGGGTAGTAAAGGTGGTGCGTACATTGCTGGTATCTATGAGCATCCCGTGCGTCGTGCTGACGGGATCTCGACGGCACAGCTTCATGCGCAGGTTGCGCTAGGCGCGCTCAAGGATGCGGGCCTGACTCTCGATGATGTCGATGGTTATTTCTGTGGTGCGGACGCTCCGGGTCTTGGAGGTCTCACCATGGCTGAATACATTGGTCTGCGTAATCTGCGGCACATCGATACCACCGAGAGCGGGGGTTCAGCGTATCTTTTACACGTGGCGCACGCGGTTGAAGCGATCCGCGCCGGTCACTGCAATGTCGCCCTTGTGACAATGGCAGATCGCCCACTCTCGTCGGGCACGGGTACTGCGCTTGCGGGTGTCGATCGCTCGACGATGCCAAATCTGGCTTTCCAGTCGGCGGCGCCTCCTCCCCCGATGTACGGCTATGCGATGGTTGCGCGTCGCCATATGCACGAATTCGGTACCACGAGCAAGCAACTGGCGTGGGTCAGGGTCGCGGCTTCCCATCACGCGCAGCACAATCCAAACGCGGTGCACCGTGAAGTTGTGACCGTGGATGATGTACTCAGATCACCGATGGTTGCCGATCCGCTGCACCGTCTCGATTGTTGCGTTGTCACCGACGGGGGCGGCGCGCTCGTGATCGTGAATCCCGCAATTGCGGCCCAGCTGAAGCGTCCGAAAGTTGCGGTTGTTGGAACTGGCGCCGCCGTCAAGCATCCTGACGCCGGGAGAATCGATCTACTGACTTCGGCGGGCGCTCGATCGGGGGCCAACGCATTTGCCGAGGCCGGGATCACACCCCGGGATATCGGATATGCATCGCTCTACGACAGCTTCACGATCACGGTGCTGATCCAGCTCGAAGACCTCGGTTTCTGCGCCAAGGGAGACGGTGGCAAGTTCGTAATGGACGGCAATCTCATTTCGGGCGTCGGCAAGCTCCCGTTCAATACCGATGGCGGGGGCCTGTGCAACAACCATCCGGGCAATAAAGGTGGCATGACCAAGATTCTCGAGGCGGTGCGCCAGTCTCGGGGTCAAGCGCATCCTGCGGTCCAGGTCAAAAACCGCGATTTCGTACTCGCACATGGCACGGGCGGCAATCTGGCGAGCGCACACGCCGCGGGCACCCTCATTCTGAAAGCGGAGTAA